In Populus alba chromosome 1, ASM523922v2, whole genome shotgun sequence, a single window of DNA contains:
- the LOC118033686 gene encoding probable glutathione peroxidase 8, whose protein sequence is MATQTSKNPESVHDFTIKDAKENDVDLSIFKGKVLLIVNVASKCGLTNSNYAELNQLYEKYKDQGLEILAFPCNQFGEQEPGTNDQITDFVCTRFKSEFPIFDKIDVNGENASPLYKFLKLGKWGIFGDDIQWNFAKFLVSKDGQVVGRYYPTTSPLSLERDIKQLLEIS, encoded by the exons ATGGCAACCCAAACCTCAAAGAACCCAGAATCAGTCCATGACTTCACTATCAAG GATGCTAAGGAAAATGATGTGGATCTTAGCATTTTCAAGGGAAAAGTGTTGCTGATTGTTAATGTTGCTTCAAAATG TGGGTTGACCAACTCAAATTACGCTGAATTGAATCAATTATATGAGAAGTACAAAGATCAAG GACTGGAGATACTGGCATTTCCATGCAATCAGTTTGGCGAGCAGGAACCAGGAACTAATGATCAGATCACAGACTTTGTCTGCACTCGCTTCAAATCAGAATTTCCCATCTTTGACAAG ATTGATGTAAATGGTGAGAATGCTTCTCCACTGTACAAGTTCTTGAAGTTGGGGAAATGGGGAATTTTTGGTGATGATATTCAGTGGAACTTCGCTAAGTTCCTTGTCAGCAAGGATGGCCAAGTTGTTGGTCGTTACTACCCCACAACTTCACCTCTTAGTCTTGAG CGTGACATAAAGCAACTGCTGGAGATCTCATGA